One region of Vitis vinifera cultivar Pinot Noir 40024 chromosome 1, ASM3070453v1 genomic DNA includes:
- the LOC100261163 gene encoding purple acid phosphatase 3, protein MAFYLVFTALVGLCSVSSVAELLRLEQQAKADGSLSFLVVGDWGRRGSFNQSRVALQMGRVGEELDIDFVVSTGDNFYDNGLSGIHDTAFEKSFSKVYTAPSLQKQWYNVLGNHDYRGKVEAQLSPILTKMDSRWLCLRSFILNAEIVEFFFVDTTPFVDKYFTDPEDHDYDWKGVLPRQAYLSNLLQDVDTALRDSTAKWKIVVGHHTIRSAGHHGDTVELVDQLLPILQANSVDLYINGHDHCLEHISSPDSPIQFLTSGGGSKAWRGDVQWWNPEELKFYYDGQGFMSVQITASQVDVAFYDVFGEVLHKWSTSKELNLPM, encoded by the exons TATCTTGTGTTCACAGCCCTTGTTGGGCTCTGCTCGGTTTCTTCAGTAGCAGAGCTTCTGCGGTTGGAACAGCAGGCTAAAGCTGACGGGTCCCTCAGCTTTCTGGTGGTGGGTGACTGGGGAAGAAGAGGATCTTTCAACCAATCTCGAGTTGCACTTCAG ATGGGAAGGGTTGGAGAGGAGTTGGACATAGATTTTGTAGTATCGACTGGAGATAATTTCTACGACAATGGATTGTCGGGCATCCACGACACAGCATTCGAGAAGTCGTTCAGCAAAGTGTACACTGCCCCAAGCTTGCAAAAGCAATGGTACAATG TTTTGGGTAACCATGACTACAGAGGAAAAGTTGAGGCTCAACTGAGTCCCATTCTTACCAAGATGGACAGCAGATGGCTTTGCTTGAGGTCTTTTATTCTGAATGCAG AAATTGTAGAGTTTTTCTTTGTAGATACGACACCATTTGTGGACAAATACTTCACAGATCCTGAGGATCATGACTATGACTGGAAGGGCGTCCTTCCCCGTCAGGCTTATCTCTCAAACCTCCTCCAG GATGTGGACACGGCATTAAGAGATTCCACAGCCAAATGGAAGATTGTGGTTGGCCACCATACAATTAGAAGTGCGGGACATCACGGGGACACAGTGGAGCTTGTAGATCAGCTTCTCCCAATCCTTCag GCAAACAGTGTGGATCTTTACATAAACGGACATGACCATTGCTTGGAACACATCAGTTCCCCCGACAG TCCAATTCAATTTCTGACTAGTGGTGGCGGGTCAAAGGCATGGAGGGGCGATGTGCAATGGTGGAATCCAGAGGAACTCAAGTTCTACTACGACGGGCAAGGGTTCATGTCAGTGCAGATTACTGCATCTCAAGTTGATGTTGCATTCTATGATGTTTTTGGTGAGGTTTTGCATAAATGGAGTACGTCCAAAGAGCTCAACCTTCCAATGTAG